A segment of the Marmota flaviventris isolate mMarFla1 chromosome 2, mMarFla1.hap1, whole genome shotgun sequence genome:
aaactgaaaaatgggTGTAATTTGCGCTCGGAAAGTGATGTTAGGGTCACGGCAATTTCCCGGGccgttatttatttttactttaaagtcTTTAGGGAAGATTTGCTTATGTACTCGGAAACCTTCCAATGCGAAAATACCAGCAATCCCGCTCGCCTTCAACGCGGGAGGGGGGAAGGAGGTGGAGAACAATTACTGAGTGACGCTAATATGGGGAAACTGAAAAGAAATGTCGATTGTTTTTATTGTAATAGAAGGAGTGAGCAAACAGAAAAACCAACCCCGGGTGATCGGAAACAGGCAGACGGAGAATTAAAAGCGGGTTTCAGGCCGCAAcaggcccctcccctgccctcggAAGAAGAAAGCGGACGGTGAGCGCTAGCAGTCCGTGGCGCAGATCCCGCAGCCTTTGGCGGGCGGAACTGGCCGCTGTCGAACCCGCAGCACTATGAAGAATTTCAGAGCTCGGGTCCACCCTCGGGCTGCAGCTTGAGCTGCCTCTCGGAGCCAGGCAGAGGGTTCTGAATCGGGAGGCTTATCCGTGAAAAAGGCTGAGCAGTCGCTGGGCGACTCTCCAGCGTTTTCGCGCGGCGTTCGGCATCTCTGCGGGGTTCCTGAAACTTCTCCTTGAGATGGTGCAGAACCGCAGGTCAGTGTGTGGGCGCCTCCCGCATCCCTCCCCCTAACTCGGGCTTGGTTAATGCCTTGCGGGCTGACTACCGCCTTAGCACCTAATGTTTGTTTCCTTTAGCGGTCCCGACCTTGGACCCGCAGCTCCAAGCACGGATCTGCCTGGACTAGGGTGGACCCCTTCTAGGCCTTGGGCACGGGGCGCGCTTCTGGCTGCCCCTTGCTGCAGCAGTTGCTACGAGATGCAGTGGGCAGAGGAACCGAGGCTGACCGTATGAAGCAGGGCCTTCACTGTGGGCCCAGGTCTAGAAAAGCcggatctttttttttcttttttcttttcccggCGCCTCACCGCAATCCCGGGTTCACCCTAGGAATGGCGTTCCTGTGAGGGAAGCAGAGTCCCTCAGATGGTTGGAAGAAATCACTGTACTCTGAAAATCACTGCCTCGGCCTCCGGCTGTCTTCGGTGCCTGGAAACTCCCACAATGTGCGAGAGGCGGCGCCGTCATCTGGCTTTGCTGGGGATCCAGTCTGTTCCCAGCAGGAGGGCAATCTTCTATACCAGCTCTGCTCAGCCTAACTGCCACTGAGAACAGGAGGACTCTTCTCCCGCCACATGCATACACTTTACCCTTCCACTCGCAGTAATCACTGACCTGCGTCCGCAAGCTGACATCCGGGCAGGTTGGGGATCGGGGACAGGTCTCCCCGTGTACCGCACAATCTACAGCACCCCTTAATGATCTCAGTAGCTCTTGGGTGCTGTCTGCCAGGTCTCTTGAGGGCGGCCTTGGAAGGAGCTAGATTCCCGGTCTCCATGTCTCTCCTCAGATCCCGCTAGAGCCAGGAGGGGCGCGCCACAGGTGATGGCCCGTGACACTGGGACCGCTGACTGATTTATGGAGACTTTAAAACATCCTGCCTGGGTCCGCGGGGGCAGGGCTGAGTCCAGCCGAGAAAAAGCACTGAGGGCTAAAGCTTCCCCACCTGTAAGCCCAGGCCCAGCCGTCCTGGGCCCGGCTTTCCGCCAGCGGGTGTACCCCGGGGTAAGATCAGTGCCAAGTGTGTGGATTCCCCCCACCCGGTTAGCCTCCTCCTTCACACTTTCTGGCCCGGCCAGCTTCCAGTCTcccattgaataaatatttacccAGAGAAGGGGTTACCCCTCGGAGAAGGCCTCGACAGCGCCTAGGGAAAAGCTTTTGGCTTCTCCCTGGCTAGAACCAGCTGCAGGCCTTACTggttgtgttttggttttggtcttaaatttccttttaatcGAAATTCTTCCGATCCCTGTGTGATCTCCTGCGTCCAGAACGGGCAGTAACCAGGGGGCGCTGACCCCAGGTGACCCTTGCTATTTCTCCAAGTCCCGTATccctattctctctcttctctctcccttcttcctaaTTCCTCTCCTCCAGGTCAGTTGCTCTGGCTCAGCTATTTCGCCCCTACACTCAGTGTGCGACCCCTGACCCCCGTTCGGAGGATTCAGCACCAGCCCTTCCAGCTAGGATCCAGCTGCCAGTGTTTGCTTCTGTGTTTCTGCTCCTCAGTATGTAGGCTTCCGCTTCCCTGGGATGCTTAGTGGCCCACAGCGTCAAAGAATGACTCTTTGCGCGCTTTGAGCTGATAGCGCTTAGCACCCTCCACCGCCCGCGAGAGGTGGGCCTGCTGAGCTCCGCACCGCGGGAACCTATGTGCTCAGTGACAAGCTGTCTAAGCGTGCCTAAGGGAGTTCGCGGTAACTAAGGCTACATGTGCTCAGCTACAGCCAACTCCAGCAGGTGGATGGCAGCGGACCTGAGCGTGAGCCAGTGAGATGCGTGACTGCTGAAGGAGATGACCGAGAGAAAGAGGATGTTGTATGTTAAGTCCACCTAGCCCAAGCGCTGAACCATATGGATCTCTGGATCACTCCTGGCTGGTGGTGTTAGACCCTCAGCGGGGCATCGGGTCTTGCCAACCTGTAGGCTGAAGAACCCTGTAACGGCATAGCGGCCCCAAAGAGTGAGAAAACGCTCACTGGGTGCCCTGAAGTGGGGCAATGAATCTGTTTAGAGGTCGCCACTCACTGCCAGTGTCTGGGTGGGGGGGAGGGCATTCCTGATCAAGTCGTAGAGCCTGTTCATTCCTTAGCGCAAGCCTAAGGCAAAATCGTAAACTCAGCTCTGAAGTCGAAAAGTCTCAATTAATTTACACGTTATCCCTAAGAAGGagctactttaaaaaatcttggaTTCCCAAGAGCCCTCCTTGTTGTAAAGCGCCAGGAGGTGCCACATAACAGGTATTGGGTATCAGACCAGGGTAAAATCTCTCAAGTCAAACGTGGAGAAGACTTTAAACATTtgaaaccaaccaaaaaaagggAATAAATTCAAGTATTTCTAGATTTAAGACGTTTCACAAGATCCCGATTATGAAAAATCAAACGTGTTTAAATTCGTCTTTATCTTTCAAATCCTTCAGACTCTAAGTAAATTCGGATTTAGAATGTGTCCCCACCATAGAAGCGCGAGGATCTGGAGATCAATGTTCATTCTGAGAAGCACAGCTGATCATTACTTTTTTCCTGGGTTCTTGTCATTTGTTGGCTAGCCATCTGGGCCCAGTCAGCTTCCCTCTGTGTAGCCACACACATACCTCGGGACTGTGGGAGGATCAGCTTAAATACTGTGTACACAAGAAGGAGCGTCGTGACCATCAAGTAGCACTATCATTGTTCTCTATCCGAAGTAGTAGGAACTCAcagattcatttaaaatgttcaccttgtttattattttgttcacATTCTTCACAGACTTTACTTCAAATATTAATAAGCTTGGCCTCCAAAAAGCATAGTGTACACTTTAGACAGAGTGAACGAAAGTGAAAATTCAAATATAGGCAGAGTCCCAGGGCCTCTGGTAGCTAAATAGAAGTCACCAGAATTACATACATATGTAGTCTCCGTTGTCTGCCTTCTTGGGACTAAGACTGACACATTTAAATAAGACCCTTTTGCTATGGCTCACTGGTTTGGAGGGCCCTGGCAAATTCTTACACCAAGAACTCACTGCCCTGCACCATAGCTGAATACTGCGGGGGGTGGCCTCTACCCCGACCGCTGGCCTTTATCGGGAGCTCCTTATGCACTGGTGATCGGTCGACGTGGGAGTGTGAGCCAGCTTTAGCTACGTGTAGTTAAGTTCTCTGCACACAGCAAGGTTGTGTGCGTGTGACTGTTTTACGCACAGGCGAGATCTCTGCTTGGAGCCCAAGTTGACACTGCGCTCCTGGATGAGTTCAGTGTGCTAAGTCAGCCGCAAGAGGGGCCTCCTTGGCCTTAACACCTCTGGCTCGGCCTCACAGCTACCCACTGGTCTCTCTGACCCACCTACCTTCTCACACCTACGTTCTTGCCACCTGGAGTAGTCTGGAATGAGGTAGAATCGGTGGGTAACAGAACTTCCCTCCTGCTAGCCCCCAAAGTCCTGCATGGTCGGTTATTCTAAGACTCCCCCATCCTTGTAAACAGTGCCGCGCTTCCCACCTAGAGTCTTAACTTCCATTCTGAGATGTTCCACGTTCCCACCTAGGGGTCTCCAAGGTCTCCATCCCCTCCTAGTCATTCATATTCAGACCAAACGCTTTCATTTGCTTATTCAGCATTTTTAGCAGCCTGATTTGCTGTCTGCTGTGCCGCCCCCCGGAAAGATGTCAAATACCcattttcattctatttagtcaCCCAGGTGTGGAGCCAGCCTGAAAAAGACAGCGGAAGGAGTTTCCCGGACCGCGCTGTCACTCACCGAACGACACCAATCATCACGCAGCTTGCCCTCGGACCCTCCTCTTTGGGGGTGTGCCCTTAGTGAGTGATAGACAGAGCCGCCCGGCCCTACTCAGCCCAGCCCACGTTACTGCTTAGATTGAAATGCAGAACTCAAGCCTCTTTCATCAGGGCACAGACTTCCTTTTACTCCTTCCTTTTGCACTCTCGCCTCCTCCTCCCGGGGAGAAGCTGAGGTACCAGCAACCCGGAGCAGCAACAGGCCGGGCCACTGAGGCCGTGAGAAAAGTTTTTTTCTGGGAGTGTGGAACTGGGGCCCGGTTGGTGTACTGTTCGGAGCAATGGGTGAGTGGCGGCGAGGGACGCTGTCAGAAccgagaagggagggagggagggagcgagcgggcgagggagggagggagggagtgcgAGGGCGCGCGCCACTGAGCGCTCACACTCTCCTTATTGACTTTGCTCGTGTTCCTACAAGTTGTAGGAACACGCTAAGGGTCAGCGACGCACAGCAGTTCAATCCGAACGCTGGCTACTGGGTTTCTGTTGGTgccattttctgattttaagagAAAGGAGCTGTGGCATTGGCGAGCTCTACAGCTCCAGTGGAAACCCAAGTTTTGTtttacacacgcacacacacgcaaaCAAAAACTTTCCAGCTTCCCCTAGACTTTGCGCGGGTCTCCGGGAGCGGCGCTGGTGACGAGTTGGTGGTGGGGAGGAGCGGCCCATGGACTTTTGGCTAGGAGGGGCGCGTTCGGGCGTCAAGACGGATTTCCCCGCCTGCTTCGGAGACTTCAACACTGGAGCGGCCCTGAGTCTCGCCACTCTACTTGCCTGTAGCAGCCGCCCCCACGCAGGGTTGAGAAAGGGATCCCAACCGACCCGAGATTGTTTGGGGCCGTTCGGCAATGTTCGGGGACCTATGGTTTGGGGACAGTACAAGTGGTTAGTCAGGGGTGGGTGCGTTAGTTCTGTCCCCGGACACTCACAGTCCAAGTGGCAGGCGGCTGTCCCAAGCGGCGGGTGCGCGTCCCCGCGCGCTGTGTGTTCCTTTTGCAGAGCCAGCTTTCGGGGAGGTGAACCAGCTGGGAGGAGTGTTCGTGAACGGAAGGCCGCTGCCCAACGCCATCAGGCTTCGCATTGTGGAACTGGCCCAACTGGGCATCCGACCGTGTGACATCAGCCGCCAGCTACGGGTCTCTCACGGCTGCGTCAGCAAGATCCTGGCGCGCTACAATGAGACAGGCTCGATCTTGCCAGGAGCCATCGGGGGCAGCAAGCCCCGGGTCACCACTCCCACCGTAGTGAAACACATCCGGACCTACAAGCAGAGGGACCCCGGCATCTTCGCCTGGGAGATCCGGGACCGCCTGCTGGCGGACGGCGTGTGCGACAAGTACAACGTGCCCTCGGTGAGTTCCATCAGTCGCATTCTGCGCAACAAGATCGGCAACTTGGCCCAACAGGGTCATTACGACTCATACAAGCAGCACCAGCCCGCGCCGCAGCCTGCGCTTCCCTACAACCACATCTACTCATACCCCAGTCCCATCACGGCGGCTGCCGCCAAGGTGCCCACGCCACCCGGGGTGCCCGCCATCCCCGGCTCGGTGGCCATGCCGCGCACCTGGCCCTCTTCGCACTCTGTCACCGACATCCTGGGCATCCGCTCCATCACCGACCAAGGTAAGGGCTCAGAGACCTAGCGCGAGGACGTGCAGAGCCTGTCTTCGCACCCCCGCGGGGATCCCAGTGTCTGCGGCCTCGGGCTCGGTGCCTATCCCACCacctgaggctttttttttttttcctttggaaacgTAAGGAGACTTTCCAGGGGGTGTCCTGATCTCATTAACTTGAAACTCATGCCCCTTGTTTCCTTGCCACACACAGTCTCCAGCCTCATCTCAAACTACCAGACCCATAACATCCCCCCGTCCCCAACACATGGTTCGCATTTTCCACCCTCCCCCGCCCCTCGCACTGCGGCAGCCTCAGCGGGCTGGCTGGCTTGGTGAGCGCTGCCCGGGCCCACTTGGGGCGCAGCCCTGGAGGCCCGAGCCGACTTAAGGTTGCCGGCGGCAGATGCCGCTACAGGCAACTTGTTTGGGGGATTAGATGTGACTGCTAGCAGTCTCATACGTTGTGGAAATTGTAATATTCTTCTCGGATTCAGGCAATCAGGCCAAATTCGCTCAGGCAGGAAGTTCAAATGTCACCTAATTGGTTTCATTCTTATgcttcacttcattttcctcggAAACGGAGGTCCCGGTTACTACTAGTAACTTTGTAACTTGCATTTAGCTGATTCCGggttcccctttctcctccccccacctcacTTTTACCTTAACAGAGACATCAGTACCACTGCATATGACGCAGACAAAATTATATGCCGTCTTTTCTACTGTTGTCCCCGAGCCTGCCCCTTTCTTTTAGGGTCCCCTAGTCCCCGGGAAACAAGTGGACGTGTATCTAGTTCTTGCAAGGCTTCAGCGATGCCACCCCActgttcctttcctttctcacCCCTGACCTTGCCGAGTCCTGAGGTCTTTCGCGTGGTCAGAACGATTCCCGGAGCCCTCCTGCTCAGTCTGGCTTCCGCAGGAGacctgtgtttgttttcttttactgcgctgttaaaaaataaataaaaaggcgtTAACTTCTTTCTTGGTagggagaaaagaaagtaaaaatgcgGTAGACACAGAATTTAAATAATGCAGAGATAGCCTACCTTCTTAATTTCTCAgcataaagtttaaaaagtgcagagggggaaaaaaactaaataggaaagggggaaatagttcctttaattatttcctgccttttgcAGTTGCCACCACATTGGCACAATTACCTTTTTAAGCAATTAAAGCAGGGCCCTGATTTCTCATCTTCTTGTTTTTTGACCATGAATTTACAGGAATCCAGTTTTGTCTTATTTGGAGCTAGTTGGGGCTTTAGTTGGAGAGAGTTTGCCCTTGATTTATAGGATAAACTGACCTCACTGACATTTAAAGGAAGCCCCTGTTCATGGGAAAGTGTGAGATCAGCAGAAATGGAAGCTCACAGGGGGATCTCAATTTCTTAAGATAACTTCAGGCTTGTGCCCACCAAGTGCCTTTTGTCTGGAGAGGCAAAGAACTCAGGCAGTTCTGGACCCAAACAGTCTCTTGGTGCAAAAAATAGGAGCACAATCTATTTCTTTGGAAGGGGGAGACATAGTGAAAAAAGGCTGATGgagttgaaaagaaaatttttcttctctagggaTCCTACAATCAGACCAAATGTCAATTAGGAAAGTATAGGATCACGGAGAGGCACAACTTTTCATTGTTGTTGATTGTGGATGTCAGCTTTGAACAACATGGTTTCAGACAAATCTGTAAACACAGAatgataatttctttaaaatgatcaCCCCTTTAAAACACTGTTTTGGATGGAAGTGTTTAAAATTAAGCTATGGTGGCTTTGTCAAAGCTCACCCTTCAATCCCTAGCtccaaaataggaaacaaaaagaCATCACTTGTGGTCTAAGtatctcctttaaaattttatttggtcaCTTAAAGATGCCAGTAATTCAATATGCACAACCATCGATATTGTGGTAATCACCTTACACTATATAATTTTCTTTGCATCTCCTTCAAGAAATAAAAGGATAACTGGTGGCTTTCCCCCTTTTCTTAATACTTGattctactttcatttttatttcattttctcttatacttaaaaaaaaaaaccctctgtaTTTCTGCCACTGTCACTGGTGCTATTTACAGTGTCAGCgacagaatttatttttgagtCATACACATATAACCTCATATATTTAATGTGTACAGAGAGCACAGAAGAATAGTCCCTTGCTCAAACAAGTTGGAAATCTTGCATTTTGCATGTGTATTGTGTGCatcatttatgtatttgtttgcaAAGGACTTTGCAGGTCTTTAGCCCTATTTGTTGACATAAGTACCAGATCCCCACAATGCAGTGAGCACTTTTCTAGATGTCTCTGAGCACCAAGCCAGGTACCTCAGGTCAGGGCACTTCTCTCTCCATTTTCAAACTGCCAGAATCTCAGATCTTTACCACCTCCCTCCAGTTCGCCCCAGGTTAAAGAAAAAGGTATTCAACCTCACAGGTTCTTTCTGTGAGGTTCATTCGGGAAAATTCTCAAGTTTCTTCCacggaaaggaggagggaaatcCAAGGCTGCTTGAAAACAAAAGGCAAAACTTCCCCAAATCCCAAACTATCTTCATGCAGGCAGGGGTGGAACGACTCAGAGAGGCCTACTCTTAGGCGAGTACAACTTTACTAGGTCCTGGGCTGTGAGTGGTGGAGGCCGCAGATGGCCACAGGGACCCTCTGGGCCACTCTCTTCCCGCCCCCGCCCCGAGATTGTAGTCCGGGAGCACTCTGGTTGCTAGGCTAGGTTCCGGCCGCGTCTCCAGAGGGGGGCAAGCGGGCAAGCCATCAGCTTGAcatcttctcctccttcccaggAGTGAGCGACAGCTCCCCCTACCACAGCCCCAAGGTGGAGGAGTGGAGCAGCCTGGGCCGCAACAACTTCCCTGCTGCCGCTCCGCACGCGGTCAACGGGCTGGAGAAGGGAGCCTTGGAGCAGGAAGTCAAGTACGGCCAGGTGAGGAGGCAAGGGCCTGGCCAGGTGGGTCGCGCGGCGGAGGGGTTTGGGAGGTGGAGGACTCGGGTCCCTTTCTGGGCCCTAACCGAGAGAAACCCAGGCTGAGGACCTGCTGCTGCCACTAGCCGGATTCCCAGTTGATGGAGGCAGGACCGAGGCTCGAGCCTCCGAGGGCAGAGTGGAGGCCACGACCCCCTCACCCCCGCCCGCCAGAGGCCAGGAGCGCGCGCCAGGGCGTGTGCCTCCCTCAGGCGCGGCCCTGGGAAGCGCTTTCAGGCCTGTTTGGACCCGGGAGCGCGGGCAGGCCGCGCCTGAAGCCCTTCCGTTATTCGCAAAGGGGCTAGAATTAACCAAAAAAGGAATTTCCTAAAGGCCGGGGCCTCGCAGCCTGGGGTTCTCAGAACAGCGCCCGAGATGGATCGCGGCCTCGGAGCCA
Coding sequences within it:
- the Pax9 gene encoding LOW QUALITY PROTEIN: paired box protein Pax-9 (The sequence of the model RefSeq protein was modified relative to this genomic sequence to represent the inferred CDS: inserted 2 bases in 1 codon), with the protein product MDFWLGGARSGVKTDFPACFGDFNTGAALSLATLLACSSRPHAGLRKGSQPTRDCLGPFGNVRGPMVWGQYKWLVRGGCVSSVPGHSQSKWQAAVPSGGCASPRAXCVPFAEPAFGEVNQLGGVFVNGRPLPNAIRLRIVELAQLGIRPCDISRQLRVSHGCVSKILARYNETGSILPGAIGGSKPRVTTPTVVKHIRTYKQRDPGIFAWEIRDRLLADGVCDKYNVPSVSSISRILRNKIGNLAQQGHYDSYKQHQPAPQPALPYNHIYSYPSPITAAAAKVPTPPGVPAIPGSVAMPRTWPSSHSVTDILGIRSITDQGVSDSSPYHSPKVEEWSSLGRNNFPAAAPHAVNGLEKGALEQEVKYGQAPNGLPAVSSFVSASSMAPYPTPAQVSPYMTYSAAPSGYVAGHGWQHAGGTPLSPHNCDIPASLAFKGMQAAREGSHSVTASAL